The Primulina huaijiensis isolate GDHJ02 chromosome 10, ASM1229523v2, whole genome shotgun sequence region aaaaaaatttcgcgggttgacccgaaacccgacccgattgacacccctaccaACAAATTTGTGGTGTTCATTATTTGATCTATACGACGCTATACAAATTTCAACGTTGAAACCACAACTTCCTcgttttttaaaacatcataccaCATTTGGAATCACTTTAAGACGAttgtaaaatcttaaaatagaGATATTGATATATGGTTCGTTTTTGTGTTGCGTTCAGCGAACTCTGGTTAAGACGATTGTTTTTATGTCTTACCACGTTTAGCGAACTCTGATTAAGACGATTGTTTCTATGTCTGATCCGATAGAATAAGTCATACTTCTACTACTTTCATTTCTAAtataatctttatctgtgagacgggtcaatccaaccactattcacaataaaaagtaatattcttagcataaaaagtaatattttttaatggatgactcaaataagagatccgtctcacaaaatacgacccgtgagacagtctcacacaagtttttgacatatttgtgatataaaaattattattattatgtgatataaaaattaaacaccTCATCTTTTCATGCGCTAAACTCCAAATAAATCTTACGTCCCAAGTTGGAAAATCGCCGTTTGTTtgtgtatttttaaattagggATCAAAGCGGATTACGATTATCTTTGCCccttttgctttattttttaaatatatatatatataaattaatactttattattaaaatttaaaaataatatagtttTTAATATATTGAGACAAAACGCTCAACGTCCCAAAATTCTATGGAGGAATCCGACAAAGTGCTTTTGATTTAGAGGCTGTAGCAATCGTGTGACCCGTCCACAGACCTGCTTGGACTCGCGAAAAGACACTTTTACCCCCTCCTCaacttttttaattattattaataattaaaaataaccttggtttaatatattataatttttttaaaaaaaattcatatttgataattatatatatatgtgtcgtctcatatattagtatcaggCTTGCATATAACCACACACAATAATTCGTGTAACGAAAATCagtcattttatattttttaaaaaataattactatagtaatttaaaataatttatgttgtaatttaaatttgataaaaaaaatcaaataaataaattccaaATGATTCTAATATTTGAGATCACATAGAGAAAGGTGGagaattttaaattgatatGTATCCAAGAAATTATGCTAAGaattaaatctttgatttttctcGAACAATTTTGCAGTCAAcgggaataaaaaaataataatgagaagaataaaattcaataattagaaaatcgataaatatttttggagGGGTATGATTGTGAAAGATGATTAAAAAGCATATGAGGAGTGGTGAAAAGGCAATTAGTGAAGAGTGTGGGGGCCTGGGTTTTGGTCTGGTGTTGCGGGTGTAATAGGACACGGAAGTttcgacaaaaaaaaaataaggtgGGATTCAGTAAATGCTAGCAGGACACTGCTCTGACTCTGTCAACTTTACATTTATATGGTAAATAATTGTATGTATGTAACTCTCACGCAATCAATAATCTCTGAATTTGTTTTGTACTTTTTTTATTTACGCAAAATTGGCTTTCAGTCTTAGTCGTCGTTTTTTTTGTTCAGTCCCTgagtattttttttagtacaacatttccacatgaagtgtaccacaatttgtatgacatagcaccacaattttgtggatagAGAGTGAAcacaaagaaatgttttgattgagaatttttcaccaacttctcctttttttatatattttttaaaattaaatttaaatgtattaatttcatttatttactatataaatgtaaaataattaatatatgtaactcttatatatatatatttatttattagcgAGACGAATTGATCATAActctatttaaaataaaaaataatatttttgatataaaaagtaatattttttcattagtgattcaaataaaatatttgtatcacaaaattgattattGAGACAGTTTCACatgagtttgtttgtttgtttgtgtgttttttttatgaatatatatGTACGTCTGGGGAACCAAACCAATAAATTGGATTAGCTAGGTTGACTCATTTgcttcaaaaaaatttttttaaaaaaagaattatgaattataaaatgattataataaaaaaattttcttataataaaatGATTATAAAAGATAATGTTGTGAATTCGGTCGCATTTTCTTGGGAGATTTAGAATACAAAGTTAGCCCCGGCCATGTGGCATTGCAACAGGATCAGAATTCAAACCCGGAGCGAGCAAAACCTTCCATTCCCAAACTCCAATGATGTATGTATACATCTAACCAACTAATTAAGTCAATTTTTAGGCtatagtttttatctttttaaaatgatgtctttAATATTTTCTGTATATTTggtatacatatataaataaaaaaaaagtatatcaTAACACATGTGAATATATAAAgatcatgttatatatatgaGATACACGTTGAgctataaaatatatttgaaatttcaaataaaactaaaaaaatttataatttcggTACATGTAACATTTTGTTAACAAGACCAAATGGGTTGTAGAGGTAAGtagatataattattattcacgTGACAAAGAATCTGACAGATGGTTAGCCTTGAGGTAAAATTTAACAGGTTAATTTAATTAACACCAACCTGGTTTACGAGCCTGCTCAGCCACATAAACCAAAGATTTTTCTATTGTTCTATCTACAGTGTCTACCATTCCCAATCTCTCCTCTCCCATGGCTCTGAAAACCCTTATTCTTGATTCTTAGCAAAGAAAATTACACCAAAAGATTCCATCTTTTTTAATGTTGTTTCAGCTCCCATGGATCACCCGTTGAGCAATTCAACACCCACTAATGCAGCTGTACTCAAGACTCCGGAGGCTGACACTGAAACTCCCACCAGGATCCCGCCCGCCAGCAACCCGTCGCCCTTCAGCAACGGGGTTCTGAAGCGCCACGCGCCGCTGCACGTTCATcacggtggtggtggtggtttcGGCAGCCACCATCCAGTGGTGGTCACCTACAAGGAATGCTTGAAGAACCACGCAGCGAGCCTTGGGGGCCACGCGGTTGACGGCTGTGGGGAGTTTATGCCGTCTCCTGCGTCCAACCCTGCGGAGCCAACGTCTCTGAAATGCGCGGCGTGCGGCTGTCACCGGAACTTCCACCGCCGGGAGCCTGATGAGCCGCCGCTTGTTCTGCCGAATGCTACTCCGGCTTTGGAGTACCATCCCCACCACCGCCACCACCCCCTGCCGCCGGCTGGTGCGTCTAACCGCGGGAACAGCAGCAGCAGCCCGAACAATTCACCGTCCCCGCCGCCGATCTCTTCTTCATACTACCCCTCTGCGCCCCACATGCTGCTGGCGCTCAGCCACGGGTTATCCGTCCCGCCTCCAGATAGCAACCAGCCAATTCCAATCTCCATAAACGCTTCTTCCACCCCTCTTTCGTCCAGCCCAAACGGCCGCAAGCGTTTCCGGACTAAGTTCACGCAGGATCAGAAGGAGAGAATGTTCGGACTCGCTGAAAGAATCGGCTGGAAAATGCAGAAAAAAGACGAGGATTTGATCTCAGAATTCTGCAGCGAAAACGGAGTCGACAGAGGAGTTTTCAAAGTGTGGATGCACAATAACAAGAACACTTTCGGTAAAAAAGATCAACCTCAACCCCCCCAGTTAACTAACAATCTTACTGATAAAtcccccaacactaatggcatTGGGTACGGTCCCATCGTTGGCGCCTCCGCCTCCACCGCCGTCCACTTCCACCCCCACCACCTTCATGAAAGCAGTCATAAtgacatgaaacacatcatccATGGACAAGATTTGAGCCACAGCGCACATGCTCTGGGCGCTAATGGGTCGTCTTCATCTTCTTGATCTTTTGATGCGTCGAAAATAAGCATTTGATAGGGAGAAAAAGCTTGAATGAATGTCATCAATGGTGGCTGCAACTATCAGTTTCTTGAAATTATGGTTATTAGATTTTCGTTTTCTTAATCTTTCTTTAATCAATTAAGTAGCTATTAAATATATTCATCCAATTTCTTGGGATCGCAATTGAGAATGATTGGATATCCGCTTTAAATTTATTCATCCGTTCATAAATTTTCCcatctccaaatcttcaattcCATGAAATCTCCAGCTCCATTAAttcaatataaattattatttattctaccgaATTATTTATCtgatgaattttttattttttttcaatttttcatccGTATCTCATTAATTGGCGTGTAGGAGTTTTCTGTGTGTGTGGATGAGTGGTTTGTCCGAGACGAAGAAGCAGAAAGTGGGAGTATTTAATGGAATAATTTTATCGCATCTGTCTGAGATTACAcgatttttttcttgatctgAGTGGAGAAGATGTATGCTTACATACTTATctttagattttatttaatattatatttgttccTAACTGATTAATTTAATGACATATTTTGTGCTTTAGATTAGATGTCATTCCtcatttgtttttctttatcacaaaattttttatgtgaTTATAATGATTTTCAATCACATtcgatttataaaaaaaatattattttttattataaatatagattaGATCGATCGATTACACATGTATAAATATATGACATTGTCTCTATTCTTTAATCTTTATCATATGGATAAACACAACTGTCTCTTTGGGAAACATCACATCTAAaggtttttactaaaaaaaatcacacacaTTTAATTGCTAATTATATATAGGTGTTTttggttattattattattcgtGAAACTCATGTCCAATATCATTTGATGAGTATCAAATAAATTCATGAATTAATGCATCAGTTTACAAATTATGTTAGTTAGAAAAATTATGCAGAACAATTCCTGTATGATAAGTTCTACCGAAAAACTATGTTAGTTAGAAAAATTATGCCGAACAATTCCTGTACGATAAGTTCTATCGAAAAATTGTTGATAAGAAAATCGAATtcttaatattttatcaaacatgcACTCACTCTATCAAGTCGAATACAACTTGTCAGAGATATGATATGTTTTCATTTTGTAAATTTGTGGCTGAATactatattttgtaaaaatttgatgcatttttttgaaaaatatagaaatatataCATGTTATTTCTTTTAAAGGGAATTGaatgaactaaaaaaaataaatattttgaaaatttataaaatgtaaATATCTATACAAGTATGTGTGTGGAGGCATTTTCTGTATTGAGATATTAATTATTAACAACCAATTTGAACAATTGCAAGTGTTTGATCCAAATATAATGGCAGCTTTATTTATTGCTTATCTTACTTAATGTGGCAATTAGCTTTAGGTGTAACATTCGAATGTTCCTTTTCTGATTtcctaattaaaatatataagatttGGTACTAAGAAGATATGTTTGGTGGGTTtcattaaataatgataattgcACACTTAGCTAATTTAACCTCTCAACTTTGTGCAATCTCCATGCATATTACTTTCCTTTTAAGGGATGTAGTGGAATGATTTACAATTGGCTAAATCTATTGATACATTTTAAGAATTTTCTATGGGGAAATTtagtaaattattttatgagttaGTTggttttagatttttattagtCAAAATTTAATCGGAATacaataattaatcatttttcgtTTGAGTTCTGACATAATGTCAAATATCGTTTACTaggttgaaattaaatttaatcttttttttgttAGAGTGTTGACATGATTTCGGATATTATTCAGGTGGCGAAACATTGTTGACATGTTTGATACAATCGACTAtcaatatatgtattttttaggAGATGGACCTTGCCAATACCCCCACAAAAATAGGTTGTGGAATAAAAAacttattaatatattatggaGTATGAAACccttttttgttaaaaaatataatctaaaaatctaatttaaaaaatttgtatgcATTTGTCTGAACAGAATCACCTTGTGTCCtataataatgatattaattTGGTGAATGGTTAAATCAGTCGTGTTGTTTTGTTGGAGGGCTGCTTCCCACCTTGTGCAGTTTCAACAGCCTAAAGCATGGGTCAGTGCTTTCATTAATTCAGAGATCTAGTATAGTGggtaatgaaaaaatattagatattttgttaaatgtttttacagatttttatttgtgataCAGATCAATCATAtgcatatttatattaataagtaataattatttaaaaaataatattcctAGGAATCCGCTCGGGTCATCTCCTGTTCTCGCTGAGCCTCCACCCGGGTAGACTCCTTTATTCGGGCCGCCTCCTCCTCAGCCTGTTTTTCCTTCTCGGAAGCTGCTATCTGAGCTGCCAGTTTCTTCTCCTTGGCTGCCTTCGAGGCCGCCCACCTCTTTGCAAAGGCCTCCtgcattttttaattatatgcaCAGGGAGAAAGAAAGAAGGTCACTAGGTCAGTAtgattacaaaataaaatagaaaaatataaagataaaaTGGAAGAAGACAGAAGTATAGAAGATTACCGGGCTGCGCGCCCGAGACAAAAATTTCATCTATTACCCGGTCTGTAGGGTGTTCAGCCTGGGCGCTCAGCCCGTAAGTTATCAAATTCTCTTTAGCAATAAGGGTCGAAGAGGAGTATTTTTGACCCTCCACCAATTCTTGGCTTCGGGTGTAAGGTTCTTCGAATTTGTAAGAACGTGGAAGAAAGGGTTGCGAGGGAAGGGAGGGAAGAAACCTGGTTAAACAAGAAAGGGGGACCGGGAGTTGAATGAAAAAGTAACGTCCTTTTCATCATTTCTGGGAAAAAGGGATATTATCAAGGAACCGAGATTTCAGCCTGGCAGACAGAGAGAAAGAGTTGTCTCCCAGCCggcaaacaaaaaaataatggaGAATAAGGGGGGGTGATGAGAAGGTTGTGCATACGAAAAAAGATATAGGCCGAGATCATAATCCAGAAAGATTTGGGGTGGAATTGATTTACCGGGACGCCAAAAAACTTGGCAACCTCAATATAAAAGGTGGGAATGGGGAAGCGAAGGTCATTTCTAACCTGGTCTCGAAAGAAAGTGGTGAAACCAAGAGGAGGGTTATCGGCCCTGTCAGAGGGGCCGGGGATCAGAATGGGGAAAGAGGAAGGAATAGAGCCGAGAGCCCGGAGTTCTTCGTCAAGCCCCGAGCGCAGTGTGCTGCTCATTGAGGAGAACCAAGGAACTACCGGGGCCTCAGATTGATGAGGAGAAGAGGCCCGGGCTTGCCCTTACCTTTGTCCTTCTGCAGAGCTCGGGAAGGGCCAGAAGAAGAAGGTTTGGACATTTTGGTTTTGGGTTTTGAAGAAGATTGGGTTAGAAAACGTTTTGGGGGAGGAGAAAAAGTCTAATCGGAGCGTATCGCGGTGGACTCGTCACTAGGCGAGCCTCGCGCATTCCCTCCGGAGGTAGAAGATGTGGagttcgaaattttcaaataaaagcaAGCAGAAGAAACTTATGAGAACGAAGGTGGAAGCTTGAATCTGAAGGCTTGGAGTTCTTCGGAGTCGGAGGGGTTGCAAGAGTTGGAGATATTTCGAATTTGTAAAGTGATTTAAGGAAGGGGTATGTTGCTATATATAGGTGTAGGGGAGTGATCTCAATCGTTGAACTGAGGATGCGTCGACGGTCAGGATGCACCTCGAAAGTTGTGTAGGTAGATGAAAGGACGTGCACGAAAATCGAAGAGTGTCAGACTGATCGGATTCACGGAATATGAAACGTTTTCGACCGTTTAAATACTAGGGCATACGTCAGCATGACATCAGCCCTGCTACCCTAGAATACTAAATGACAAAATATCTcaagtccgggagacatgaggcatCGACATCTCATCCCATCTCTAGGAGACgtgaagcccccgatgcttttGTATCTAGTCCTACTTATTTTTTCTCATGGAATCAAAGCAtgactgatcgggacagcgagtaagactctagcccgactatttaagaGATAGGTGGTGATACCCCATTAGAGCTCGAGTCgtggatgacccgggatattaTATGGATAACCAAAATCAGGGTAAGTCTGCAGGAAGGGTTCATCAGAAGTCGGGTAGGTGAATGCCCGGGATATCTTTCACCCGGGCTACCAGACGATCGGGCCCTCATACAAAGTCCTCGAGAAGCTTTTCACCCGGGTTACCACGAAAACAGTACCGCACTTGAGTGCATCAATATGGGCTATCTTATCTGTCAGAACTACAGGGGTTTGTCGTGTCAAAGAAGTTATCAGAGAACAGGATGTGGGCAGCCATCTTGCTATAATTAGTAGGCGCGTActgaaaaaaagaaaatcatgatattttctcctataaataacaGGTATGTATCTCATATTAAGGATTCTGAAATTCTACATATTATAACTCTTGGTATTCATGTATATTCATACATATACAGCCATCTTGTtcatcttcacctgctgacttaagcatcggagtggctacgtcGGACACCTCTCCGACGCCCATTCACAAGTTCAGTTCCTTGTtgcaggttacagctgaagCCATATCTCTTGCTCATTTACTTTAACAAAACTCTTATCCGATCCAGTGGCTTGCTCCGACCCAACTCACCCGATTCACCACAATGACATCACTAATATTTAGTGATATAGATACTTCGCAAGAACTTTAATTCCCTTCAAGAATTTCCCTTCTTTTGGCACTTTGTAAAAATTCGTTGAGTTGGTGCTACAGGTTGGTTTGTGTAGGTTCTCTTTATCAGTCCTCTAATTTGatttcattgcaaatatttaGTAATCATATGTTCGCCGGTGTTCTGAATTTCAGTCAGACATATAATCAATATCCAACGTCGAACCAACGATATTCGATATCATGTCAAGACTCATGCAACCGAAAAAGAAACCAATCAAAGGTCGGAAAACCGATTTATTAAGCcaattttgcattttttttctcctttaaaCAAGCAAGAAAATGGCTCTACACTTGGCATATATTCCTATATAAAGACACTAGAATCAAAGATAACATGTTGTTGCATTTAACATAAGACTAATTATGATATAATTGCGTCTGTCATTAGAATATGCGAGTTTCGATCACTTTTAAAAAGGTCCACTTGGATGGAATTTTGGGTGGCGCTGAAGATGCTGTTGACTTGTCATTTTTTACTATAAAGTCGAAAGGTAAACTAAAAAAGGTTGTTGCATGATTATTTCGAAATATTTGCAAATAAAAGTATTGTTGAGGTGCATATTTTATTCCACACACGAAAGTATTTAGGTATTGTTtgcaaatacattattttaacATTGAATAGGACGTGGAAGGAATGTGAGTATATgaactaaatataaattttttttgtcccGCTCCATTAAAATGGGTTCTGAGACGATTGTATTTTAAGAttagaataggtctcttgtgagacccCCCCTCCATTAACATGGGTTCTGAGACGATTGTATTTTAAGATTAgaataggtatcttgtgagacggtctcacgaatttttatctgtgagacggatcaaccctaccaatattcacaataaaaagtaatactcttagcataaaaagtaatactttttcatggatgacccaaataagagatactcttagcataaaaaataatactttttcattgataacccaaataagaaatatgtctcacaaaatacgacccgtgagaccgtctcatacaagatTTTGCCTTAAGATTGATATTAAGAATAACTGATGTTTGAAATGTTAGCTTTTCATGGATGAGTTAACCCACTCGATTTATTGAGATCTCTCACTTACATACACCCACCACCCCACGGTCGGCCCACGGGTCCGGATCCAACCCAATGAACCCGAAATTTTTTATCTCCACTCCTCGGGGAGTTAGCCAAGCCTCCATGTGGGTACTATTAAGGTCCATGTAGCCTGAACCATAGGTAGTTAAGGTCGGGATCTCGGCTTAGGGATCCTTTGGTAGGgttcttattattaataattttttagaaaaattattttaaaaatactgTGTATGGTAGCGTTTTGCACTAATACTGTACAACGCCACAAAGTGCGGACCCTACATTTCTAGGGTGCAGCGTCTGCTGGAAGCTACAGCGGATGCTGCGCTGGCACGCTGCGACAACTTTAAAGTTGCTGTAGCTTTTCTAGCACTGGTCCAACGGACGCTGAAACAATAATTTCGGGACCGAAACTCTGCTCAAAAGTTTGttataaataaagaaaacaaagagtaaaataatcaaactaaAAATAGGAACAAATATTTGTCATACAAGAACAAGTATTTGTTTATATGAATAGTTaagattgaatttttattttgcatatatataaaatattatattattatttttaatttatgcttATTAactttttcaattaaattttatgcgtgttattttatttattattataatattttgtataactTATTGTTTTGGCAACTTATTTCACAATGACAGAAAAAATCAAGATCCATAAGATTTCGGTGTTCTCTACTTACAAGAAACACATATGTCATCAACAATTTCTCCCAAAACTGGTGAAGATATTGTAAGAGCTAAGTGATTAGACAATCTGGTTTGGACGTTATATGTTGGAAAAAATATTTGCACGTCTTTGCTTACTTAAATCATATGAGATTTTATGGGATTTTACAATATGATTTTCGAGTGTTTGACAACCATTTGATTACTATTCTTGTTGAACGTTGGTGACGCAagacacacacatttcattttAGATATGGTGAAGCGACTGTGACATTACAAGATGtttcgaaaatttgggtttTAACAATTGATGGTGACCCAATGACCGGAATAGAAGTTTTACATACAGTTGGTCTATGACAACATATATGCTTGACTTGTTGGGATTTGCGCCATCATCATCGCATATTGTTTCCGGATTATCAATGAGAGTCGGCTAGACTCATGTTTTTGCAACCACTTCACGATATTGACCGTGTGAAATCTTATAGTTGGGGAAGTGCAGTTTTAACATTTCTATGTAACGAACTGTGCAATGTAACACATATATGAAAATCTATCACAGCTGGACCTTTATATATTCTgcagatataaatattttattttcattatttaatacaACTTATATctttttaactatttttattattattagcaGATATGGACACGGAACATAACCCTAACTGAGATGGGTTAATAGCTGTTCTTCCTCCAAGTCAACCCGATGATATTTTTTCGGTTACTCCATATGGTGGatggtaatattttaatttgttgtccaaatataatctataatttttttaaaaaaattttcaatatgTAATCATATCAATTGAATTATAAGTGGAAAATGTGTTTAGTTACACACATTCACCGACTCATGTTGTAATAATTATAAAGGACTGTCTTGATCGTATGAACAATAATGAGCTATTTTGGATGATTTGAATTATGTAATgattatatgaattttaaaatttaactttcTTGGTGTTGCTTAACTGGATCatttacaagaaaaatgacataTATGTAAAGACAATTATTGATTCATACAGCAACAAAATATAGTGTTGTGTTTGCCATCTCGTTTGCTTTGAAATCGTGGAAAGAGCCTCCAGGCCAAAGCATTTGCGCTCCAGCGACCATTTCCGCACGCCCCATCATGCCAGGCCGAGACAAACGCACCCCAGCGGGGCTTTCTGCCCACCCCATTGCACCAAGCGCGCCCCATCGGTTAAAAAGGGCCGCCCTAGTGGGCTCTTCTGCGATAACAACACGTCTCAGCGCTCAAAAATACCCGCAGTGCAGAATTCAATATGGAA contains the following coding sequences:
- the LOC140987000 gene encoding zinc-finger homeodomain protein 8-like — protein: MDHPLSNSTPTNAAVLKTPEADTETPTRIPPASNPSPFSNGVLKRHAPLHVHHGGGGGFGSHHPVVVTYKECLKNHAASLGGHAVDGCGEFMPSPASNPAEPTSLKCAACGCHRNFHRREPDEPPLVLPNATPALEYHPHHRHHPLPPAGASNRGNSSSSPNNSPSPPPISSSYYPSAPHMLLALSHGLSVPPPDSNQPIPISINASSTPLSSSPNGRKRFRTKFTQDQKERMFGLAERIGWKMQKKDEDLISEFCSENGVDRGVFKVWMHNNKNTFGKKDQPQPPQLTNNLTDKSPNTNGIGYGPIVGASASTAVHFHPHHLHESSHNDMKHIIHGQDLSHSAHALGANGSSSSS